The Palaemon carinicauda isolate YSFRI2023 chromosome 38, ASM3689809v2, whole genome shotgun sequence genomic interval TAACACCAACCCATAAAATCTCCAGGCATATTGCACCAACCCATGAAAATTTACAGCTTATAACACCAACCCATAAAATCTACAAGCATATTGCACCAACCCATGAAAATTTACAGCTTATAACACCAACCCATAAAATCTCCAGGCATATTGCACCAACCCATGAAAATTTACAGCTTATAACACCAACCCATAAAATCTCCAGGCATATTGCACCAACCCATGAAAATTTACAGCTTATAACACCAACCCATAAAATCTCCAGGCATATTGCACCAACCCATGAAAATTTACAGCATATGACACCAACCAATAAAATCTCCAGGCATATTGCACCAACCCATGAAAATTTACAGCTTATAACACCAACCCATACAATCTCCAAGCATATTGCACCAACCCATGAAATTTTACACCATATGACACCAACCCATAAAATCTACAGGCATATTGCACCAACCCATGAAAATTTACAGCTTATAACACCAACCCATAAAATCTCCAAGCATATTGCACCAACCCATGAAAATGTACAGCATATGACACCAACCCATAAAATCTACAGGCATATTGCACCAACCCATGAAAATTTACAGCTTATAACACCAACCCATAAAATCTCCAGGCATATTGCACCAACCCATGAAAATGTACAGCATATGACACCAACCCATAAAATCTACAGGCATATTGCACCAACCCATGAAAATGTACAGCATATGACACCAACCCATAAAATCTCCAGGCATATTACACCAACCCATGAAAATTTACAGCAAATGACACCAACCCATAAAATCTCCAAGCATATGACACCAAACTAAGATAACTTCAGGTATAAGACACTAACTGGCAGAAACTTCACGGCTTTGGCACCAACCCATGATAACTTTGGGCATACGGCACCACTTATAAATATCTCCGGCATATCACAGCAACTCATGAAAACTTCAGGCATGTGATCAAGGTTCTGATATGACAAATATTTACTGAAGAAAAG includes:
- the LOC137630279 gene encoding uncharacterized protein, whose amino-acid sequence is MTPTNKISRHIAPTHENLQHMTPTNKISRHIAPTHENLQLITPSHKISRHIAPTHENLQLITPTHKISRHIAPTHENVQHMTTTNKISRHIAPTHENLQLITPTHKISRHIAPTHENLQLITPTHKIYKHIAPTHENLQLITPTHKISRHIAPTHENLQLITPTHKISRHIAPTHENLQLITPTHKISRHIAPTHENLQHMTPTNKISRHIAPTHENLQLITPTHTISKHIAPTHEILHHMTPTHKIYRHIAPTHENLQLITPTHKISKHIAPTHENVQHMTPTHKIYRHIAPTHENLQLITPTHKISRHIAPTHENVQHMTPTHKIYRHIAPTHENVQHMTPTHKISRHITPTHENLQQMTPTHKISKHMTPN